The sequence AGCAGGAGGGCGAAGATGCGGTTGTCACCGGTGAAGTCGGGCAGGGCCCCGGCCTCGATGCGACGCGTGTCCCAGAGCTGTCCGAAGCTCGCGTCGAGATCCCACGGAATGAAGCGCCAGGGTGCCCGGCTCACCGGATCGAAGTAGTGGTAGGCGTTCTTCGCGCTCGAGTCCGTGCCGAGGATGGCGGTATTGAAGATCCACCAGTCCTCGTAATCGAGCGGGTGGAGCCACTCGCCCCGCCGGGCGAAGAAGGTCTCCTTGTCCGCGTCGGCCATGAAGGCGGTGAGGGCGTTGACCGTGTCGTAGGCGCCCACCTGGCCATCCTTGGGTTTGCCCTCCTTCTTCTCGAAGCCCACCTTGAGCTCCGTCTTGGCGACGCCGCTCTTGGCCATGCGCGAGAAGTTGGCGTCCGCCGCATCCGCCTTGAACAGGTCGCCGTCCTTCGACAACCCGTGGCGCTCCATCAAGTCCTCGTCCACGTGGTCCGCCACGGTGAACACGCCATGGAAGCGGCCGTTCACATAGAGGACGGCGCTGAAGGTCTTGATCTGGATGTGGTCCGCCGACATGCGGTTCCACAGGTCGAAGGCGAGCCGCGGCCGCATGTATGAGTTGTCATTGAAGGACGTGATGAGCACCAGCTTCCGGCGGCCGGTGAAGGTGCCTCCGGCGAGCTCCGGCTCGGAGAACGGCTCGTCCTTGGGGAACTTGAAGGTGTAGTTGCGCTTGGGGAAGACGCTGGAGGTGGCGCCCCGGTACTGGGCCTCCATCGTGTAGCGGTGCCCCCGGTAGATGACCTGCACGGGCCGGTAGCCGCCCGCCGTGAGCTCGCCCTCGAAGCTCAGGTGGAAGACCGGCAGGCCGTACTCCTCGGTGTACGTGAGCGGATCCACCGTCTGGACAGCCCTGGGAGACACGAGCCGGACCGCCACGCCCAGCTTGAGCGCGCCCGTCTCGCCCGTGCTCCGCTCCGTCACCGTCAGGTTCCAGACCGCGGCCTGACCCTTCGCGGGCGTCCAGCGCAGCAGGCCCGCCACCTCGTCCACGGTGGCCCCGGGAGGCAGCGGCGACACGGTGAAGCGCAGCCCCGGCGCGGTGTGGCCCGTGCCACACCGGAGCGTGACGCTCAGCGGCTCACCCTCCTGGAGCCAGTAGGGTCCCGCTCCCGTGGGCGCGCACACCGTGGGAGCGGGCGGAGGCGGCTCGGTATCCGGAGCCGGAGGCTGCCCGCCACCCGTGGGCGGAGTCTCCCCCGGGGAGGCCGGCGCGGAAGGCACCGGGGGCGTGGCGGAATCCTCTCCATCCCGAGAGGAGGCCTCCGGCCCCACCGCGGTCCCACAGCCCGCCATCATCAGACACAACAGCCCTACCCGAACGCACCGCGCCCACGCCCGTCCGCCCATCCTGACCCCTCCACGAACTGCCCGGAGAGGTAAGCATGGGGCGAGCGAAGTGCCGTCACGCGCGATGCGTCATGGAGGAAGCATGTCCGCATGCCCGAAGGGCAGACAGGCGACCTGGACGGGCTCGCCGGGCTCAAACCCCGAGCGTGTCCGCCTCGTTCAGCGCCAGGTGCCGGCGCGCCACGGCCGCCAGCGCGTCGATGGAGATGGGCTTGCGCACGAACTCGGAGGCGCCCGCCTCCAGGGCCTTGGCCTCCAGGTCCGGGGCCTTGCCTCCGGTGAGCAGCACGATGGGCACCTGCCGCACCCGCGTGAACTCGCTGGCGCGTATCCGGCGCACCAACTCCACCCCATCCATCGAGCCCGGCAGGTTGAAGTCCGCGATCACCAGATCCACCGGCTGGGTGATCAACAACCGCAAACCATGATCGGCTTTCTCCGCCTCGAGAAAGTCCAACTTGAGGCGCATCAAGTACACCTTGAGGATGTGCCGGATGGTGTTGCTGTCTTCCACGAGTAGCACGCGCTTCACGGGAACCCCCTCAGCCTGGACAAGACCATTGTCGGCCCTGTCCTGTTCTCTCTCGCTATTCGCATTACCCGGGAAGCCTGGGGTACGACGAGCATCGAACAGATTAGCGCGGCGGGTGTGCACCATCCAATAGCCCGGGAGTCTCTGGACAGCCCCGGGCGGGGGAGGTCGTGTACGTCCCCCTCCCCCACGGACGAGCGGGCTCAGCTCGCGCGGAAGCGGGCGTCGAAGCGGCTGGAGCCCGGCTCACGGCGCACGCCCGCGGGCGCGTTGGCGGCCAGGTGCTCGAGCACCTTGAACACCGTCTCCACCTCGTCCGGAGCACCCACCGCGCGGGCCAGCTCCTCGGCGGACTGGGCCTTGGCGGGCTCGGCGCGCAGCCGCGCCAACACCTTGCGCTGCAGCTCCAACACCACGCCCGCGGCCTTCTTGCCAGCCTCCACGCCGGGCTGGTGGTAGGCGTTGATGTTCACCAAGGTCGCATAGAGCCCCACCGCGCGCTCGTACAGGGCGATGAGCGCGCCCAGCGTCCGCGCGCTCACGTCCGGCACGGTGAGCGTCATCGACTCGCGGCCCTTCTCGAAGAGCGCCCGCCGCGTGCCGAGCAGGAAGCCCAGGAGGTAGTCGCCGCTGGTGATGTCCGGCTCCACCTGCATGGACTCGCCCTCGCGGTCCTTGAGCACCTCCACGAAGGTGGCGAAGAAGTTGTTCACGCCCTCGCGCAGCTGCTGCACGTAGGCGTGCTGGTCCGTGGAGCCCTTGTTGCCGTACACGGCGATACCCTGGTTGACCACCGCGCCCGACACGTCCAGCTCCTTGCCCAGCGACTCCATCACCAGCTGCTGGAGGTACTTGGACAGGAGCATGAGCCTGTCCTTGTACGGCAGGATGACCATGTCCTTCTGGCCCCGACCCCCACCGGCGTGGAACCACATGAGCGCCAGGAGCGCGGCGGGATTGCGCACCCCGTCCCGCACGCGCGTGGCCACGTCCATGTCCCGCGCGCCCGCGAGCATCCCGTCCGTGTCCAACCCCTGCAGTCGCGCGGGCAACAGGCCCACCGCCGACAACACCGAGGTGCGTCCGCCCACCCAGTCCCACATGGGGAAGGTGCGCAGCCACTTGCCCTGCTTCGCCACGCGGTCCAGCTCGCTGCCCTCGCCCGTCACCGCCACCGCGTGCGCGCCGAAGTCCAGGCCCTGGCGCTTCCAGGCGCGCTCGGCCTCCACCATGCCGTTGCGCGTCTCCTTCGTCCCACCCGACTTGCTGATGACCACGGCGAGCGTCTCGCGCAGCGAGTCGCCCAGCTGCGTGAACACACGGTCCATGCCGTCCGGGTCCGTGTTGTCGAGGAAGAACACCTGCATCTTGTCCGCGGCCGAGCCGAGCGCGTCCGCCACGAGCTGCGGCCCGAGCGCCGAGCCGCCAATGCCCACCAGCAGCACGCGGGTGAAGCGCGCGGCGCCCGGAGGCTTCACCCGGCCCGCGTGCACGTCCCCGGCGAAGGCGTTGATGGCCGCCACCGCGTCCTGGATGTCCTTGGTCAGGGCGGGCTCGGGCGCGAGCTCGGGGGCGCGCAGCCAGTAGTGGCCCACGCGGCGCTTCTCGTCCGGGTTGGCGATGGCGCCCTTCTCCAGGGCCTCCATCGCGTCGAATGCCTTGTCCAACGGGCCGCGCATGCGCGCGAGGAAGTCATCGGTGAAGTTCATCCGAGACACGTCCAGCGTCAGCCCCACGGACTCCACCCCGCACAGGTGCTTCTGGTAGCGCTCCCACAATTGACGCTCGGTCATCGCAGCTCCTTCGACGCTTGCCCGGAAAGGTCCCCGGGTGCGGCCCGTTCCTACCGCCCCGTCGGCGCCCAGAAAACCGTTTTGATCACCGCCGCGATCAGCGTCCGACATCCCAGGGGCACTCCCCCCCTCCTCCCGGCTTGCTCCCCCCCACCGTCCCCCCTCATGCTCCGCCCTTCATGAGCCCCACCTGGATGCTGGAGACCCCCGCGCCGCCCGCCGACGAGCGGATTTCCTACGGCGGCATCACCCACCAGTTCGGCGACCTGCGGCTGCCCCCGGGCAAGGGCCCCCACCCGGTGGTGGTGGTGGTGCACGGCGGCTTCTGGCGCGCGCGCTATGACCTGGAGCACGTGGGCCACCTGTGCGCGGACCTCACCCGGCGGGGGCTGGCCACCTGGAGCCTCGAGTACCGGCGCGTGGGCCATCCGGACGGCGGCTGGAAGGGGACCTTCGAGGACGTGGCGCTCGGCACCGACTTCCTGCGCACCCTGGCCACACGCCACCCCCTGGACCTCCAGCGCGTGGTCATCATCGGACACTCCGCCGGAGGCCACCTGGCACTCTGGCTCGCGGCACGGGGACGGCTCCAGGCCGGACAGCCCCTGCACACGGACAAGCCGCTCAAGCCCCGGGGCGCCGTGTCGCTCGCGGGCGTGGTGGACCTGGAGCGCGCCTTCGCCCTGCGCCTGGGCGACGGCATCGTCGAGTCCCTCCTCGGGGGCACCCCCACCCAGGTGCCCGAGCGCTACCGGTTCGGCTCGCCCTCGGCGCTGCTGCCCCTGGGCGTCAAGCAGGTGCTCGTCCACGGCACCGAGGACGACACCGTACCGGTGAGCCTCAGCGAGGGCTACCAGCAGCGCGCCGCCTCGCTCAAGGAGACGGTGCGGCTGGTGCGCCTGCCCGGGGCGGGACACTTCGAGGTCATCAACCCCAAGGCCCGCGAGTGGCCCCAGGTGGTCGAGGCCATCCAGTCCCTGCTGTGAAAAGCGAGGCTCAGCCGCGCGCGTAGCGCTCGAGCACGCTCACGAAGCGGTGGACGTCCAGGAAGCTGTTGTAGAGGGGCACGGGCGCGGCGCGGATGATGTCCGGGTAGCGGAAGTCGCAGTGGATGCCCTCCGCGCGCAGCGTCTCCAGCATGCGCTGGGGATCCTTCGTGAAGCGCAGCGACAGGTGGGCGCCGCGCTGCCCCGGATCCCTCGGCGTGAGGCTGTGCACGAAGCCCTCCGGGAGCCGGTCGATGAGGAACTCCAGGTAGCCCGTGAGCTTCTCGCTCTTGGCGCGCAGGGCCGGCATCGTCGCGCGATCGAAGAGCTCCAGCGAGGCGCGCAGGGCCGCCATCTGGATGATGGGCGGATTGGACAGCACCCAGCCCTCGGCGCCCGGCGCGGGCTCGAAGTCCGGCTTCATCTGGAAGCGAGTGCCCCTGTCGTTGCCCCACCAGCCCGGCAGCCGGTGCAGGGACGCATCGCGCAGGTGGCGCTCGTGGATGAAGACGCCGCCCAGCGCGCCCGGGCCACCATTGAGGTACTTGTACGTGCACCACACGGCGAAGTCCGGCCCGTCCTCGTGCAGCGACAGCCGCAGGTTGCCCGCGGCGTGCGCCAGATCGAACCCCACCCGGCAGCCCCGCTGGTGCGCCGCGCGGGTGATGGCCGCCATGTCGAAGGCCTGGCCGGTGAGGTAGTTCACGTTGCCCAGCAGCACCAGGGCGATCTCCTTCCCGTGCCGCTCCAGCGTGTCGAGGATGTCCTCGTGGCGCAGCGTGTGCTCCCCCGGGCGGGGCGCGAGCGGAATCACCGTCTGCTCGGGCGAGTACCCATGGTGACGCACCTGCGCGGCCACCGCGTACTGGTCCGAGGGGAAGGCGCTCGCCTCCATGAGGATCTTCGAGCGCTCGGGGGTGGGCCGGTAGAAGGACACCATCATCAGGTGCAGGTTCACCGTGAGGGTGTTCATCACCACCACTTCCTCGGGCCGCGCGCCCACCACCCGCGCCATCTGCTCGCCCAGGCCGACATGGAACTCCATCCACGGCGGCGAGCCCTTGAAGTGGCCATCCACGCCCAGCCGCGCCCAGTCCTCCATGGCGGCCAGCACGTACTCCTTCGCCTTGCGCGGCTGCAGGCCCAGGGAGTTGCCCAGCAGGTACAGCTCGTGCCCGTCGCCATGGACGGGAAAGAGGAACTCCTCGCGGAAGGAGCGCAACGGATCCTCCGCGTCCATGCGCCGGGCGAATGCCTCGCCGGGCTCGAACCGAACCGCCTCACCGCTCATCGGCCTGTCTCCTCGCGTCCACCCGGGGACTTGCCGCCCCCCGGAGTCACCTGCTCGACCTTGCCAGAGTTGCTGACCTTCAGCGACAGGGGCGTGCCCTTCTTCCAGGAGAGGAACTCGGCCTCGGTCTTCGGCTCGAGGACGTGCGTCTTGGTGGCGCCATCCGTGTACTCGACCTGGACGCGGTACTTCGCCTCGCGCTCCAACCTGTCCAGGGAACCCGCCTGGAGCTCGGGCCAGCGCGGAGCGTCCTCCCGGCCGGACAGCTTGCGCTCATCCACCTGCTTCCACTGGTAGGTGTCATAAGCGCACTTCTGCGCGAAGACGGGCTCGGTGCGGTACTGCGTCTCGTCATGGCAGTCGCGGTACGTCTCGTCGCAGTACTTCGTCACGTCGTGACACGTCTCCTGCGCGTAGCCATTGCCGAGCTTCTTCGTGGTGCACTTCTCCTCGGTCCCGCACGCCACCGAGCGCGTCTTGTTCGAGCACACCTCCCGGGTGCCGACGGCCACCTGGCGGGTGCCGCGCTGCCGGCTGACGCAGTCGCGGATGTTCTCCACGCCCGCCACCTCCCCCTGTCCATTCACGGGCATCCGGACGGCGGCCGCGCGCAGCTCGTCCCGCCACCCCTCGAGCTTCACCCGCTGGAAGCTCTGGCGCCGCACGGTGTGAGTCCACTCGGTGGACACCACGCGCCCCGGATAGTCATGGGTGATGGAGCCCCAGATGGCCAGCCCCACGCAACTGCCGAAGCAGACGAACACGCTCACGCCCGCGTAGAGCAGCCACCGGGGAAGGGACCGCTTGCGCGCGGCGGGAGGTGGCGCGGCGGCGCGCAGCTCCTCCTCCGACAGGGCGCGTGAGGCGCTGGAACGCTCGGCGCGGCAGTGCTGGCACACCGCCGTGTTCCCCCGGTTGGACGCCTGGCAGTACTCGCAGAACCAATCCGCGCCCGCGCCGGCGGCGGACAGGGCCTTCTCGTCCTGGGTGCCCTCGCGCTTGAGCCTGCCCGAGGCCGCGTCCACCTCTCCGAAATCGAACTCGGATTCCTGGCCGGACTCCTCACGCGGGTTGTTGCACGTGGGGCACTTGCGATACCGCGCGGGGATGTCGCGGGTGTCGCACGAGGTGCAGTTCCAGGTTCCCTCGATGATGCGGGTGCGCTTCGCCATGCGCCCATCCTACCCGTTCAGGAGGAGAGCTCACGGTCCGCTTCGCTGGAGTGCAGGGGCAGGCGGACCTGGAAGGTGCTGCCCTCGCCCTCGATGCCCGAGGACTCCGCCCAGATGCGTCCGCCGTGCTGCGCGACGATGCCCTGCGAAATCGTCAGCCCCAGCCCCAGCCCGCCATAGCGCGCGCCATGGGCCTGACCGAAGCGCTCGAAGATGAGCGCCAGCTTCTCCGAGGGAATGCCGACGCCCTCGTCGCTCACCCCCAGCGCCAGCTCCCCCCCCTCCACCCACGCGCGCAGCCGCACCTCTCCCCCTTGCGGCGAGTAACGCACGGCGTTGGACACGAGGTTGGTCACCACCTGCTCGATGCGTCCCGGGTCGCCCCACATGGGCAACCACTCGGGGACGTCGAGGATCAACGAGTGCTCGGAGGTGAGCATCTGCAGGCGCTCGCACGCGGTGCGCAAGAGCGGCACCAGGTCGAACTCCTCCTCCTCCAACGACAGACGACCGGTGAGCAGCCGGCTCACGTCGAGCAGATCCGACACG comes from Cystobacter fuscus DSM 2262 and encodes:
- a CDS encoding response regulator — protein: MKRVLLVEDSNTIRHILKVYLMRLKLDFLEAEKADHGLRLLITQPVDLVIADFNLPGSMDGVELVRRIRASEFTRVRQVPIVLLTGGKAPDLEAKALEAGASEFVRKPISIDALAAVARRHLALNEADTLGV
- a CDS encoding alpha/beta fold hydrolase, with product MSPTWMLETPAPPADERISYGGITHQFGDLRLPPGKGPHPVVVVVHGGFWRARYDLEHVGHLCADLTRRGLATWSLEYRRVGHPDGGWKGTFEDVALGTDFLRTLATRHPLDLQRVVIIGHSAGGHLALWLAARGRLQAGQPLHTDKPLKPRGAVSLAGVVDLERAFALRLGDGIVESLLGGTPTQVPERYRFGSPSALLPLGVKQVLVHGTEDDTVPVSLSEGYQQRAASLKETVRLVRLPGAGHFEVINPKAREWPQVVEAIQSLL
- the kynU gene encoding kynureninase; amino-acid sequence: MSGEAVRFEPGEAFARRMDAEDPLRSFREEFLFPVHGDGHELYLLGNSLGLQPRKAKEYVLAAMEDWARLGVDGHFKGSPPWMEFHVGLGEQMARVVGARPEEVVVMNTLTVNLHLMMVSFYRPTPERSKILMEASAFPSDQYAVAAQVRHHGYSPEQTVIPLAPRPGEHTLRHEDILDTLERHGKEIALVLLGNVNYLTGQAFDMAAITRAAHQRGCRVGFDLAHAAGNLRLSLHEDGPDFAVWCTYKYLNGGPGALGGVFIHERHLRDASLHRLPGWWGNDRGTRFQMKPDFEPAPGAEGWVLSNPPIIQMAALRASLELFDRATMPALRAKSEKLTGYLEFLIDRLPEGFVHSLTPRDPGQRGAHLSLRFTKDPQRMLETLRAEGIHCDFRYPDIIRAAPVPLYNSFLDVHRFVSVLERYARG
- a CDS encoding glucose-6-phosphate isomerase — protein: MTERQLWERYQKHLCGVESVGLTLDVSRMNFTDDFLARMRGPLDKAFDAMEALEKGAIANPDEKRRVGHYWLRAPELAPEPALTKDIQDAVAAINAFAGDVHAGRVKPPGAARFTRVLLVGIGGSALGPQLVADALGSAADKMQVFFLDNTDPDGMDRVFTQLGDSLRETLAVVISKSGGTKETRNGMVEAERAWKRQGLDFGAHAVAVTGEGSELDRVAKQGKWLRTFPMWDWVGGRTSVLSAVGLLPARLQGLDTDGMLAGARDMDVATRVRDGVRNPAALLALMWFHAGGGRGQKDMVILPYKDRLMLLSKYLQQLVMESLGKELDVSGAVVNQGIAVYGNKGSTDQHAYVQQLREGVNNFFATFVEVLKDREGESMQVEPDITSGDYLLGFLLGTRRALFEKGRESMTLTVPDVSARTLGALIALYERAVGLYATLVNINAYHQPGVEAGKKAAGVVLELQRKVLARLRAEPAKAQSAEELARAVGAPDEVETVFKVLEHLAANAPAGVRREPGSSRFDARFRAS
- a CDS encoding CotH kinase family protein codes for the protein MGGRAWARCVRVGLLCLMMAGCGTAVGPEASSRDGEDSATPPVPSAPASPGETPPTGGGQPPAPDTEPPPPAPTVCAPTGAGPYWLQEGEPLSVTLRCGTGHTAPGLRFTVSPLPPGATVDEVAGLLRWTPAKGQAAVWNLTVTERSTGETGALKLGVAVRLVSPRAVQTVDPLTYTEEYGLPVFHLSFEGELTAGGYRPVQVIYRGHRYTMEAQYRGATSSVFPKRNYTFKFPKDEPFSEPELAGGTFTGRRKLVLITSFNDNSYMRPRLAFDLWNRMSADHIQIKTFSAVLYVNGRFHGVFTVADHVDEDLMERHGLSKDGDLFKADAADANFSRMAKSGVAKTELKVGFEKKEGKPKDGQVGAYDTVNALTAFMADADKETFFARRGEWLHPLDYEDWWIFNTAILGTDSSAKNAYHYFDPVSRAPWRFIPWDLDASFGQLWDTRRIEAGALPDFTGDNRIFALLLADPRVATPLRERYRSLLHGPLSKQEVLALIDGYERELRIPAARDEARWREQYLTFTRWADRTDFTTHAEEVAYLRQWVEQRWDLLERQLP